The Acaryochloris sp. CCMEE 5410 genome includes the window ATTTCATCTGCCAATTCACGAACCCGCGCGTCCTTTATCCGAGCACGTTCACTCGTCAAAATTGCAATGGAGTGGTGGGGAATCATACCTTCCATGTAGTCCACATCACTGACCGTAATTTGGCTACGCACCAGCCATAACGCTACCCCAAACAGTAGAATGGCGAGCGAAAAGATGGCGATGTTCATCTTTCTGCTCTTATACATGTTCAGCATAAATCCCAACATGATCACCATCATGGCGGCTCCCATAATCAGGGCCATGAACACTCGTGTTTCGCTGAACCAAGCGTGATCGAGAATTTGGTAAGAGTGCAGGTACATCAAGAAGAACATGGTCACGATTGAGGTGCCAATCATGGCAAAGAACTTGACGTAGCTTCCCTGCATTCTGCTGTGATTCTGGATCCCTGTATGGCTTGCGATCTCGCTATCTCTGGTAGTCATAGAATTTTCCGGTAAAAGGACTGTGACAAGAAAGCTGAAGGTCTAGCACCTTACTTGGCTACGCTTGCGATTTGACGGTAGGCGTCAACTGCTCTACGACAAGCCTGAGCACACTTTTTGCAGTGTTCCATCTCGTGCTGTTCACACTCTTGAGCGCAAGCTTCACAAATTTCGGCACAAGCTCTCGCGAGGTGGGCAACAAAGTAGGAGCCACGAACCATAAAGGTCGCCGCTGTACGGCAGATTTCAGCGCAATCTAAACAAGTGCGGGCACACTTGGCCATCTCTGGTTTACCGATGCAGGCTTCGGTACAGTGTTCACACTCCACCATGCACTTCATGGCCTCATCAAAGCTAGACTGATATTCTTCGTGATTAAGCAGCATAATTCTTTCCTTGGTATGACGTTTGTAGCAAAATTTGTCGTTATCCGCACCATAGTTTTCTCACTTTGCAGATGCGTCTACCAGAGGTTAGAAAGGCAAAATCTATCGAATGCAGTAGGGCGATCTCATCCTGATTTCATATTTGTATGCTGATCGATTTAATGTCTCTCAACCCAGTCCTGTTGGGCTGATTAAAACAGTAATACTTTGCAATAAGAAACAGTAGCAGAACTTCATTTCTATCTCATAATTATGTGGCCTAATCAATAAGGAGGCTGTCTACCCCGGTTCTTGAAATAAGGGTCAGCCGAGGTATAAGGCAGTTCCCTAGATATCTAATTAACTGAAGGGCTAAACGATGCTGTTTCGTCAATTGTTTGATAGTGAATCAAGTACCTACACCTACCTGATTGCAGATCCTAAGCTTAAGGAAGCCATACTTGTTGATCCGGTCCTGGAGCAGGTAGAGAGAGACTGCCGATTGCTGAAAGAACTGGACCTGACTCTCCGCTATTGCCTAGAAACCCATATTCATGCAGACCACATCACTGGCACTGGCAAGCTGCGGGAACTGACGGGTTGCCGAGGCATTGTCCCCGATCAGGCTCAGGCAAGCTGCGCGGATCGACAGATTCAGGATCTGGAGATTTTGGAACTCGGTGAGATTGTGATTCAGGCGATCGCAACCCCAGGGCACACTGACAGCCACATGGCTTATCACCTCAACAACAACGCAGTTCTCACTGGCGATTCTCTTTTTATCAGGGGGTGTGGGCGCACCGATTTCCAGAGTGGTGATGCAGGTATTCTGTACGATTCCGTCACCCAGCAGCTGTTTACGCTACCGGCCCCCACGCTCGTTTATCCGGCCCACGACTACCGAGGATGTACTGTTTCGACGATGGGTGAAGAGCTGCGATGGAATCCTCGGTTTGCAGGCCGAGACCGCAACGGTTTCATTGACTTTATGAACCATCTAGACCTCCCTGATCCCAAGAAAATGATGGAGGCGGTTCCTGCCAATGAGCAATGTGGCCGGACATCGGTGGCGGCATAAGTTGATGACAAGGAGACTGAATATGGCTCAGCATTTTCGTTGGCGCTGGCGATCGCCAGTTGGCATCGCGCTGTTAGTCTGTCTGGGGGTGGCGACCTTCCTGGTCGTCACCAAAGCGCCTGCCCTATCCTGGCTGTTTCTGCTGGTTTGTCCTTTGATGCATCTGTTTATGCATGGGGGACATGGAGGTCACAGTGGGCAGGGCAACCAGGAAGAGAGCGATAGGGATTGATGAATACTCTAATCTACAGTTTCTGCTGTCACTAACGAGAAAAAGACTTGACCTTGAAGTCAGGTAGAGCGTTTAGGCTGAGCCTAGAACCATTGAGGATATTGATATGGCCGAGCGCTCTATTGAAATTTTTACCGCTGGGTGCCCACTATGCGATTCTACCGTTGAGCTAGTTAGAGGGCTAGCCGCGTCTGAATTTCCAGGTACAGGTTTGGGATCTACACAAAGGCTGTGCAGCTAATGAATGTCGAGACAAAGCAGCGCAGTACGGAATCCACCGCCTTCCAGCAGTAGTCATTGACGGTCAACTGGCAGAATGTTGCCAAAACCAAAGGCCCATTTCCCGTGAATCACTCATTGCATCTGGCATTGGACAGGACTGAAGCCTTCATCTCATCCTGATCTCATCATGTCCTGCCAACCTAGAATAGTGGGATATTCGCACAGGAATGCGAGCCGCCTTGATCCTATAGCTGACCAGAGGGTTTAAGGTTGAGTTAGCTACTCTGAGAGGACCGTTCAATGGTTGTTGCGACACGCTTAAAAATTGGTGAGGTCTCCAAGCAGACCAGTACCTCTGTGGGGGCGTTGCGCTACTACGAGAGCCTTGGCTTACTAGAATCAGAGCGAGGCGAGAACGGCTACCGCTATTATCCCCAGGAAGCGGTGCAGCAGGTGCTGTTTATCAAGAAGGCACAGGCTCTTGGATTTTCTCTGGAGGATATCCATGAGGTGTTGACTATGCATCAGCAGGGAGATGTACCTTGTGAATTTGTTCAATCTCTCCTTCAAGACAAGATCGAACAACTTGAGGTTCAGATCCAGAAGATGATGGCATTTAAATCAGAGATGGAACAATATCGAGATCGCTGGTCTACTAGCCAACCCTCTCTTCAACCGGGTGATATCTGCCCTTTGATTTCAACTATTCTGCTGTAACCGTATGCGAGTCTTATTGGTCGAAGATGAACCCGATCTGGGAGCAGCTATTGAGCGCACCCTTACCCAGGAAGCCTACATCGTGGACTGGGCACAAGATGGCTTAGAAGCTTGGGGCTATCTCGAAAGTCAGTGGACTCAATACACGCTAGCCATTTTCGATTGGTTATTGCCTGGTCTTTCTGGGGTTGAACTGTGTCAGCGGCTTCGCGCCCAGAACAGCCCCCTACCGGTGCTGATGCTGACGGCAAAAGACCGTCCTGAGGACACAGCAGCAGGATTAGATGCGGGCGCTGACGACTATCTCATCAAACCCTTTCGTAAAATTGAGCTATTGGCCCGACTGCGGGCGCTGCAGCGGCGATCGCCCCATTTCCAACCTCAGCAGCTCCAGGTCGGTCAGCTAACCCTAGACTATGGCACTCACAACGTCTCGATTACCAATGAAGGACAAGACCCACAAAATGTATTGTTAACCCATAAAGAATTTCAGCTTTTGGAATATTTCATGCAGCATCCGAGGCAAATAGTCAGCCGAGATCAGATTCTCAATCAACTTTGGGGGGCTGATGCTGATGCTGTTAGTAATGTGGTGGCTGCGCTGATGCGTCAACTGCGGCGCAAGCTTTCTGAACGGGGCTGTGACGATGCCATTGAGACGATCTACGGGATTGGCTATCGTCTGAATTTAGACCATGAATGAGCAGCAGCTATTTCGTCAGACCCGCTGGCGGCTAGCAAGCTGGTATGCCGGGGTTATGGGTATTATCCTGGCGCTGAGCGGCTTTGGGGTCTATGAAGCCATTGACCATGCCCACCGGACGGCAGCAGATCGAGAATTGCTAGCGATCGCAGGCCGACTTCACAACAACTTAGAGCCAATCCTACAGCAACCTGGAGAAATTCCAACCAGCGCTCAGCGTTTCCTACCTGATCCCTGTAATAGCCCCAGTCAATGCACGAAAACCGCTAGAGCTGCCGATCATAACCCTGGGGCAATGTTCCAGGGCAACTACTACATTCGACTACTAGATCCCTCACAAGATCTTGTTGCTCTTGCTGGACTTAAACCATCTGGCCTCATATCCGCTTCGTCTGTGTCTGAGTGGCAGTTCCTCAAGGACAAAGACAAGACTCGCTATCGCCAAGTTACGTTGCCCTTGCAAAACCCCAATGAACAACTATGGGGATATCTGCAGGTTGGTAGTTCTCTCAAAGACTCAGATCGGTATGTTTCCTTAGTCAAACTGACTTTATTTACTGGCTTACCTTTGGCTCTGGGCTTTGTTGGAATCGCTAGTTGGTGGCTTGCTGGACGAGCCATGCGACCGATTCATCAGTCATATCAGCAGATGCAGCAGTTCACGGCAGACGCAGCCCACGAGTTACGCACTCCGATTGCTGCAGCCCAAGCCACGGTGGAATCGGTTCTAGATACACCTTGTCTATCGGAAGCTGATGCCCGCGAAACGCTCCAAACGCTAGATCGCCAACATCAGCGCTTGTCCCGACTGATTCAGGACTTGCTGTTGCTGACTCGATTAGACCGTCAAGTACATCTGATACAAAATGAAGCTTGCTGCCTGCAAGATTTAGTCAACGACATTGCTGAAGAGTTAGCAGCTCTGGCCTTAAGCAAAAAGATCCAGCTTCTAACTGACGTTCAAGTGGATCAGCCATTGCGGATCAGTGGAGACGAAGCACAACTCTATCGGCTCGTGTTTAATCTAGTTACCAATGCGATTCAGTACACCCCTGCGGGTGGAAAGATCACCCTCGTATTAGATCAGCAGGAGCAGCAGGCGGTGATTCGGGTGCAGGATACAGGGATTGGGATTGCCCCTGAATACCAATCAAAAATCTTTGACCGCTTTTATCGCGTGAATAGCGA containing:
- a CDS encoding DUF2933 domain-containing protein; protein product: MAQHFRWRWRSPVGIALLVCLGVATFLVVTKAPALSWLFLLVCPLMHLFMHGGHGGHSGQGNQEESDRD
- a CDS encoding heavy metal-responsive transcriptional regulator, with the translated sequence MVVATRLKIGEVSKQTSTSVGALRYYESLGLLESERGENGYRYYPQEAVQQVLFIKKAQALGFSLEDIHEVLTMHQQGDVPCEFVQSLLQDKIEQLEVQIQKMMAFKSEMEQYRDRWSTSQPSLQPGDICPLISTILL
- the rppA gene encoding two-component system response regulator RppA, with protein sequence MRVLLVEDEPDLGAAIERTLTQEAYIVDWAQDGLEAWGYLESQWTQYTLAIFDWLLPGLSGVELCQRLRAQNSPLPVLMLTAKDRPEDTAAGLDAGADDYLIKPFRKIELLARLRALQRRSPHFQPQQLQVGQLTLDYGTHNVSITNEGQDPQNVLLTHKEFQLLEYFMQHPRQIVSRDQILNQLWGADADAVSNVVAALMRQLRRKLSERGCDDAIETIYGIGYRLNLDHE
- the rppB gene encoding two-component system sensor histidine kinase RppB, producing the protein MNEQQLFRQTRWRLASWYAGVMGIILALSGFGVYEAIDHAHRTAADRELLAIAGRLHNNLEPILQQPGEIPTSAQRFLPDPCNSPSQCTKTARAADHNPGAMFQGNYYIRLLDPSQDLVALAGLKPSGLISASSVSEWQFLKDKDKTRYRQVTLPLQNPNEQLWGYLQVGSSLKDSDRYVSLVKLTLFTGLPLALGFVGIASWWLAGRAMRPIHQSYQQMQQFTADAAHELRTPIAAAQATVESVLDTPCLSEADARETLQTLDRQHQRLSRLIQDLLLLTRLDRQVHLIQNEACCLQDLVNDIAEELAALALSKKIQLLTDVQVDQPLRISGDEAQLYRLVFNLVTNAIQYTPAGGKITLVLDQQEQQAVIRVQDTGIGIAPEYQSKIFDRFYRVNSDRNRQTGGSGLGLAIVQAIAQTHGGKISVQSQLDQGSTFILSLPTSSVRQATSTL
- a CDS encoding DUF305 domain-containing protein, producing the protein MQGSYVKFFAMIGTSIVTMFFLMYLHSYQILDHAWFSETRVFMALIMGAAMMVIMLGFMLNMYKSRKMNIAIFSLAILLFGVALWLVRSQITVSDVDYMEGMIPHHSIAILTSERARIKDARVRELADEIIKAQRREIKEMEWLIADIRDNGAANTPAEVEVRPLPDFSLSPE
- a CDS encoding MBL fold metallo-hydrolase, encoding MLFRQLFDSESSTYTYLIADPKLKEAILVDPVLEQVERDCRLLKELDLTLRYCLETHIHADHITGTGKLRELTGCRGIVPDQAQASCADRQIQDLEILELGEIVIQAIATPGHTDSHMAYHLNNNAVLTGDSLFIRGCGRTDFQSGDAGILYDSVTQQLFTLPAPTLVYPAHDYRGCTVSTMGEELRWNPRFAGRDRNGFIDFMNHLDLPDPKKMMEAVPANEQCGRTSVAA
- a CDS encoding four-helix bundle copper-binding protein → MLLNHEEYQSSFDEAMKCMVECEHCTEACIGKPEMAKCARTCLDCAEICRTAATFMVRGSYFVAHLARACAEICEACAQECEQHEMEHCKKCAQACRRAVDAYRQIASVAK